GTACTGCTCTTGCATCTGTAACCGGATCTGGAGTTTCCTGTCCTACGTGTAACTGTAATGTTTCGAATTTAAAATTTCTCTGATCTCTTGTAATTTTTGCCATGGTTCCATATCTCCTTTGCCTGTGCTGTTTTTTGGGTTCAAGTTTTTATTAGTCTATAAATAACGGAGTTGAATAATATCTGTCTCCACTATCCGGCAACAATGCTACGATTGTTTTCCCTTTATTTTCCGGACGTTTTGCAAGTTCAATCGCTCCTTTAAGAGCTGCTCCCGAAGAAATACCTACCAGAATTCCCTCTAATTTTCCAAACTGTTTTGATGTTGCAAATGCATCATCATTTTCAATTGTGATAATCTCATCATACACTTTTGTATTTAACACATCCGGTACAAATCCTGCTCCGATTCCCTGAATCTTATGAGCTCCTGCTTTTCCTTCTGAAAGAACCGGTGATGTTGCCGGCTCAATTGCTACAACTTTCACATCTGCTTTCTGAGACTTCAAATATTCACCAACACCTGTCAGTGTTCCGCCTGTACCAACACCTGCCACAAAAATGTCTACTTCACCGTCTGTGTCGTTCCAAATCTCTGGTCCTGTAGTAGCTCTATGTGCTGCCGGATTGGCTGCATTTACAAACTGTCCCGGAATAAAGCTGTTCGGAATTTCTTTTGCAAGCTCATTTGCTTTCGCGATTGCACCTTTCATTCCCTGTGAGCCTTCTGTCAGAACCACCTCTGCTCCATATGCTTTCAAAATATTGCGTCGTTCCACACTCATTGTCTCTGGCATAGTAAGAATCATTCGATATCCTTTTACTGCTGCGATAGATGCAAGTCCGATTCCTGTGTTTCCTGAAGTTGGCTCAATAATAACAGAACCTTCTTTTAAAATTCCTTTTTTCTCTGCATCCTCGATCATCGCTTTCGCAATTCTGTCCTTTACACTTCCTGCCGGGTTCAGGTATTCAAGCTTTACAAGAACTCTTGCTTCCAACCCTAACTCTTTTTCAATATTCGTTACCTCTACAAGAGGTGTATTTCCTATCAATTCCAATGTATTTTTATAAATATTTGCCATTTTACGATTCCTACCTTTCCTATACAATTAGTATGTTTAACGCGTTAAAGTTATTATATTCCTGTTTTACCTATTTGTCAAGTAGGTTTTTATGTTTTTTGTTTTTGCTAAGGGAGCCAATTAGGGAGGGGAGTTAGTGCCATTCGGGGACGGAGTTTAGTGGCTTTTTTACGAGTAAAAAAGCCACTAAACTCCGTCCCCGAATGGCACTGGTCCCCGCTTTCCCTATTTCGAGAACAATACTCCTAGCAGGCTTCTCTTCTTAATCGCCTGTATCTCACTGGAACTGCGAATCACCTGTGCAGACATCCCCATATTACGTAATTCCTGTTTCAATGCAACAGCCTGCTTCTCCGACAATCCATCTTTCACAAAAAATGGAGTTTTCCTTAAATTCCCATTGATCTTAAAATCATATTTTCTTGCTATATTAGCATAATCTGTTCCCTGTCCGATATAATCTACCATCAATCCAAGGGCAATTACTTGTTTCGAAGGATATTCCGGTATATCATACCATTCGTCTACCGGCTCCATCTTATATTTAATTCCATAAAAATCAAATGCTTCTTCTATATAAGAACATACTTCGCCATCCAGACTTTCAAAAAGAATAATTGGCAGGTTCGATACAATTTTTCGGGCTTCATGTTCTTCCATCCCGGTTATTATATGTAGATATCTTGCTATCTCCAACTCTTTACCTTTACAATTATTCAGTATCACCCGGTAATTTTGTTCTTGCTGTATCATACTGCCTCTCCTATTTATTCAAATCAGACAGCACAAGCTGTCCTTTTTCTTTGCTTTTCTTCATATCTATAATTCTCTGGTTTCTGGAGCCTCTGAACTTAAGTGAAATATCTTTCAAGTCTTCCTCAAATTTACCATCCACAAGAATGTCAATATTTCCAAGTATTTCATCTGTTACTTCTGTATATTTTCTTCCGCCCGGAATTAAATCCTCATTCACAATGAATCCCGAATACACCCAAATATCCTTGTCCGGACATTCTTTTCTCATTCTCCGGATTAGTTTTACAAGTTCCCTTTGATTCTCCGGCTCCATCGGTTCGCCTCCGAGTATTGTCAACCCTTGATAATATGGTTTAGATACTTCACTGATAATAAAATCTTCTGTTTCCTGTGTATATTCCATTCCATAATTAAAATCCCATGTCTGAGGCTGAAAACAACCCTTGCAATGATTTGTACAACCGGATACAAATAAACTCACCCTGATTCCAACTCCGTTTGCACAATCTGCGATTAATATTTCACCATAATGCATTGTTAGTCCTCCATCTGCTTTCTCTATTCTCAAAGCTTTATTATTCCTCTGCTTTCACAGCCCAACGCATCTTCGTCGATCTTGCCCTTCCATTCTGTGCACATTCCTGTGCCGACGGACGAATCACATCCTTAGCATAATCCGAATAAATACCGGCCCTATACCCATCCTTCAGCGCACGTTTCACAAGCCTGTCCTCTCCCGAATGAAATGTTAAAATTGCCACTCGGCCACCCGGACGAAGTGCCAACGGCAGCTTTTCCATAAACTCATACAACACTTCAAATTCTCGATTCACATCTATACGCAACGCCTGAAATGTTCTCTGGCACGTTTTTTTAACTGCATCTTTCTTCTCTTTTTCCGGAAGAAAATCCAATGTCTTTTCAATTACTTGTCGGAGTTTTGTAGTAGTATCGATTCGATTGCCCTTTCGAACTTCATCTGTAATTGCTTTTGCAAGTTCCTCACAATATGGCTCGTCCGAATTTTCATATAACATTCCTGCAAGCTCTTCTCTTGAAATTGTATCGAGACGCTCTGCTGCACTGATTCCTTTCTCCTGATTCAAACGCAAATCTAATGGCCCGTCTACCTTAAACGAAAATCCTCTCTTTGGATTATCAATCTGCATTGATGATACTCCCAGATCTGCCAAAATAAAATCAAATCCGCCTACTTCTTTGGCTATCTCATCTATTGTACAGAAATTTTGCAAACGAATTGTCAAAATGTCTTCGCCAAATCCCTGATCTGCCAGACGTTTTCTTGTTTTTGCTGATTCCTCCGGATCCACGTCTGTCGCATAAATGTGTCCCTTCCCATCCAGGCACTGAAGCATCGCTTTCGTGTGTCCGCCATACCCCAGCGTCGCATCAAATCCAATCTCTCCCGGCTGAATCTTCAAGAACTCCAGAATCTCCTGCACCATAATGGAAATATGCATCCCTGCCGGAGTGTTTCCCTTCTGGATAACATGCTGAATTGTATCCTGATATTTTTCCGGTTGTAACTCTTTATACTTTTCCTCAAACTTCTTTGGGTATTTTCCTTTGTAGCGCACACGTCTCTTGTGCGGTGTCTGTGTTTCCTTTTCCATATTGATTTCCTTTCCTCTACAAACTATAAGTAATAGTATATCTCAATCTCTTTCTGCAAGATAGCGTTTCAGCAAAAATGTACAAAAATATGGAAATGTACAAATATTATTTTCAATTCCCAAATTACTATCTGCCAGTTTAATTCCCCAATGAATATCACTGTAATTTTTGTTTTCAATTAATTGCCTCAAAGATTTTGATCGATTTCGATTTGCTTTTACTTCAACTGGAACAAGTTCTGTTTTTGTACGCACAAAAAAATCTTCTTCTAATGTAGAATTTTCTTTTTTATAATAATACAGCCCAAGCCCCTGTTTTAAAAATGCTTCTGCTACAAAATTCTCATATAAAGCCCCTTTATATACTCCAAGATTTCTATTCGCACGTAAATCTTCCTGTGCTTCCTCATCTAACGTAGAAATCAGCAGTCCTGTATCTGGATAATATAATTTAAATTTTGTGTCATCATAATTGCCTTTTAAAGGTAGTTCCGGAAAATACAGGCAATTACACACAGAAACTACACCTGCATCTCTTAACCAGTCAATGCACCCGGTATACTCACGACTTCTGGAGTTTTTCGTCACTTTACTTAACTGAAACTTTTTATTCTCCTTCGCCAACTGTACCGGTACACTCCTATATACACTTGCAATCTTTGCCTGATCCAGTCCCTCTGCATATTTACGTATATCTTCCTCGTAATCCATCCGTATCTGATTCTGAATTTCCAAAGTATCTGTAAATGTATTCGTCTCTATATACTGTTTTACTACTGCCGGCATTCCACCTAATACACAGTACTCAAGAAATAATTTTTTATATACATTCAACTCCGTTTCATTAAATGCAGTTCCTGTTCTCATATGTTCTAATATTTCCAGAATATGAACCTTTGAATAACCTTTTGCCCACAAGAACTCTTCAAAATCCATAGAAAACATTTCATAATCTGTTTTATATCCCACACTGTTGCTATGAATCTTTTTGTAATTAACACCTAGTAGAGAGCCACTGCAAATAATATCAAATCTTCCATCTACCTTAAATGCTTTTAAAGATGTCGCTATATCCGGAAATTCCTGCAATTCATCAAAAACAATCAATGTTTTTCCCGGTTCAAACCGCTTTGTCGGATCTAATAGAGAAATATTTTTTATAATATTTTCCACTTCATATCCATCACTTAAAATCGTCTTATACTTTTGCTCAAAAACAAAGTTGATATACACAATATTATCATAATTGATTTCCGCAAAATGATTTATTGATTCCGTCTTTCCTATTTGCCTTGCACCTTTTATAATTAACGGATTTTTATCTGGTTTCTGTTTCCACTCCAACAAATACTCATCGATTTTTCTTTTCAAATACATATCAATGCCTCCATGTTGTATCTTACCTACTTTATAATATATTCATATTATCACATTTT
This Ruminococcus hominis DNA region includes the following protein-coding sequences:
- the nrdG gene encoding anaerobic ribonucleoside-triphosphate reductase activating protein, with the protein product MRIEKADGGLTMHYGEILIADCANGVGIRVSLFVSGCTNHCKGCFQPQTWDFNYGMEYTQETEDFIISEVSKPYYQGLTILGGEPMEPENQRELVKLIRRMRKECPDKDIWVYSGFIVNEDLIPGGRKYTEVTDEILGNIDILVDGKFEEDLKDISLKFRGSRNQRIIDMKKSKEKGQLVLSDLNK
- the rsmH gene encoding 16S rRNA (cytosine(1402)-N(4))-methyltransferase RsmH; translation: MEKETQTPHKRRVRYKGKYPKKFEEKYKELQPEKYQDTIQHVIQKGNTPAGMHISIMVQEILEFLKIQPGEIGFDATLGYGGHTKAMLQCLDGKGHIYATDVDPEESAKTRKRLADQGFGEDILTIRLQNFCTIDEIAKEVGGFDFILADLGVSSMQIDNPKRGFSFKVDGPLDLRLNQEKGISAAERLDTISREELAGMLYENSDEPYCEELAKAITDEVRKGNRIDTTTKLRQVIEKTLDFLPEKEKKDAVKKTCQRTFQALRIDVNREFEVLYEFMEKLPLALRPGGRVAILTFHSGEDRLVKRALKDGYRAGIYSDYAKDVIRPSAQECAQNGRARSTKMRWAVKAEE
- a CDS encoding ATP-binding protein, giving the protein MYLKRKIDEYLLEWKQKPDKNPLIIKGARQIGKTESINHFAEINYDNIVYINFVFEQKYKTILSDGYEVENIIKNISLLDPTKRFEPGKTLIVFDELQEFPDIATSLKAFKVDGRFDIICSGSLLGVNYKKIHSNSVGYKTDYEMFSMDFEEFLWAKGYSKVHILEILEHMRTGTAFNETELNVYKKLFLEYCVLGGMPAVVKQYIETNTFTDTLEIQNQIRMDYEEDIRKYAEGLDQAKIASVYRSVPVQLAKENKKFQLSKVTKNSRSREYTGCIDWLRDAGVVSVCNCLYFPELPLKGNYDDTKFKLYYPDTGLLISTLDEEAQEDLRANRNLGVYKGALYENFVAEAFLKQGLGLYYYKKENSTLEEDFFVRTKTELVPVEVKANRNRSKSLRQLIENKNYSDIHWGIKLADSNLGIENNICTFPYFCTFLLKRYLAERD
- the cysK gene encoding cysteine synthase A; this encodes MANIYKNTLELIGNTPLVEVTNIEKELGLEARVLVKLEYLNPAGSVKDRIAKAMIEDAEKKGILKEGSVIIEPTSGNTGIGLASIAAVKGYRMILTMPETMSVERRNILKAYGAEVVLTEGSQGMKGAIAKANELAKEIPNSFIPGQFVNAANPAAHRATTGPEIWNDTDGEVDIFVAGVGTGGTLTGVGEYLKSQKADVKVVAIEPATSPVLSEGKAGAHKIQGIGAGFVPDVLNTKVYDEIITIENDDAFATSKQFGKLEGILVGISSGAALKGAIELAKRPENKGKTIVALLPDSGDRYYSTPLFID